The proteins below come from a single Nitrosospira sp. Is2 genomic window:
- a CDS encoding glycine zipper family protein, translated as MILKSIISVAVLAALASAPAVAQQVIVPAKGQSAEQQQKDEAECFASAKKQTGYDPAQATQYAAPPPPQHEGERVRGAARGAAGGAAIGAIAGDAGKGAAIGAVAGTMGGGARQRRKQDNYEQAAGQQQQAAAQQQQQFQRAYGACFEAKGYTVR; from the coding sequence ATGATTTTGAAATCGATAATATCAGTGGCGGTGCTGGCCGCGCTCGCCAGCGCTCCGGCGGTTGCGCAGCAGGTTATTGTTCCCGCGAAGGGTCAGTCGGCGGAGCAGCAGCAGAAGGATGAGGCCGAGTGTTTCGCATCGGCCAAGAAGCAGACGGGCTATGATCCGGCGCAGGCCACCCAGTACGCAGCGCCGCCACCACCGCAACATGAAGGCGAGCGGGTAAGAGGTGCGGCACGCGGCGCAGCAGGCGGAGCGGCGATTGGCGCCATTGCTGGTGACGCCGGCAAGGGCGCTGCCATTGGCGCGGTGGCGGGAACCATGGGCGGCGGCGCAAGGCAACGCCGTAAACAGGACAATTATGAACAGGCTGCGGGACAACAGCAGCAGGCCGCGGCACAGCAGCAACAGCAATTCCAGCGTGCATACGGAGCGTGCTTTGAAGCCAAGGGCTACACGGTGAGGTGA
- a CDS encoding DUF4105 domain-containing protein, with translation MLTTASLTMLGLVIAVAGCWGVLALAFSGPQSETVRSSLAVLFGVVSLMAIIGLGFPHVRWGALAAYFALFALLMVWWRGIEPSNERDWQPDVAVLPYAEIEGDIVTVHNIRNFDYRSETDYTPAYYDKRFNLRKLEGVDLVAVYWMGPAIAHIFASFAFAGGDHLAVSIETRKEKGEGYSTLKGFFRQYELYYVVADERDVIRLRTNYRNDPPEDVYVYRVQGPLVNVRRVFLEYMSKINKLRDHPEFYNTLTTNCTTGIWMHTLVNPEHLPFSWKILASGYVPEYTYEAGRLDTSLPFSELQRRAHINARAHTADGAADFSRLIREIPEIAATDPPQAAP, from the coding sequence ATGCTCACCACCGCTAGCTTGACAATGCTCGGCTTGGTGATAGCGGTCGCCGGCTGCTGGGGCGTTCTCGCCCTTGCTTTTTCGGGCCCACAGAGTGAAACGGTGCGTAGCAGCCTGGCGGTATTATTTGGGGTCGTATCACTTATGGCAATAATTGGACTTGGCTTTCCCCACGTGCGGTGGGGCGCCCTTGCCGCTTACTTCGCACTGTTTGCGCTGCTGATGGTTTGGTGGCGGGGCATCGAGCCGTCCAACGAGCGCGACTGGCAGCCCGATGTGGCAGTACTGCCTTATGCGGAGATTGAAGGCGACATTGTCACCGTGCACAACATCCGCAATTTCGATTATCGCAGCGAGACGGACTACACTCCCGCCTACTATGACAAGCGCTTCAACCTGCGGAAGCTGGAGGGCGTCGATCTGGTGGCTGTCTACTGGATGGGACCGGCCATCGCACACATCTTCGCCAGTTTCGCCTTCGCCGGAGGGGACCACCTGGCGGTTTCCATCGAGACGCGCAAGGAGAAGGGAGAGGGCTATTCCACCCTCAAGGGCTTCTTCCGGCAGTATGAACTCTACTATGTGGTCGCCGACGAACGCGATGTCATCCGCCTGCGGACCAACTATCGCAACGACCCACCTGAAGACGTTTACGTATACCGGGTGCAGGGCCCACTTGTAAACGTGCGGCGGGTCTTTCTGGAGTACATGAGTAAAATTAATAAACTACGGGACCATCCTGAATTCTATAACACCCTTACGACGAATTGTACAACTGGTATCTGGATGCACACGCTCGTCAATCCCGAGCATCTCCCATTCAGCTGGAAGATTTTGGCAAGTGGCTATGTTCCAGAATACACGTATGAAGCAGGGCGACTTGACACAAGTTTGCCATTCTCCGAGCTTCAGCGACGCGCCCACATAAATGCGCGGGCACACACGGCCGACGGTGCAGCCGATTTTTCGCGCCTCATCCGCGAGATACCAGAGATAGCGGCAACGGACCCGCCTCAAGCCGCGCCGTGA